A part of Vigna radiata var. radiata cultivar VC1973A chromosome 11, Vradiata_ver6, whole genome shotgun sequence genomic DNA contains:
- the LOC106777661 gene encoding uncharacterized protein LOC106777661 isoform X9: protein MLLKMSAENKKIKPKTDIELFLNNANQCVWKKLNNDSGAGANAASRVDMTFAATDPLSEIVWSPDKGLSLRCADSSFADKNTSLFRDVGTSCMVLTQPQNFTGGSSTTDNPLDDDFVKPLAVVCAKGDISEADAPTMHATGDSGVKAKFKAYEEDDIGSVGHKDIVNTAATTPNLPCDESGNLVNNCEKAAGDQPNIGTNNMSGIEGNKFSAMSGQADKGPLDKLLLQSDETKPNMDQNPSSGRHSDGGVDVHLGKKAVVTGNLHTAVEPVVEFKGSDAPGTNLASSSRRPLEKMEFSAENDLQTDNFEAACAGTSGVNVHEIENKLQDNEMMLPCDKILPAMHSPCHSRIYNAINKGKEKSLSDGDANVVLSREDNDSHSSVESCNSAGFFQTGKKRRNFQQQLIIGGKRVKRQMEETSGSKSYVKQDSSFMSWISNMVKGLSQSIQNDSNTLALSLANPKHHNLQPDEKLMACNMNQDSEQKNTGFKSIFQSIYCPSLKNVETRIHHQEGKSSEDLEPGNMEHGINATPITCCAENNSLSKPCLPSNKFEVSTGRHEAGPSSQPHIKPLNFFNCQESSKSNLVETKNDCIFGLSRDKEEVAPHSSSTKQNTDNNDNIDSKSDRKEEENTCHRRENLGSLWITRFSPKLAAPLREQPTNEMEVSTDLKEENDLKSKYKFKPLSSSPRPRNLEAMSSMFARRFGAIKQIIPANTADKAKQVNIMCLFCGTRGHQLSDCSEIAENKLADLQKNIDSYGGLEECPCTCIICFEPNHWAVSCPTSISVGKHELKANTLVNDRGKHFIPSNQESVRLDEDDRVLSGGSVNGETDHPAGQDICLKRKSNEITTFKEVSNASFKKYCGSSSEENKFRENPMSTPSKFTEKHTSHLPEKIFDAVKKLRLSRTEILKLSLTSDG from the exons ATGCTTCTGAAGATGAGTGccgaaaacaagaaaataaaaccaaagaCTGATATTGAACTCTTTCTCAATAATGCTAACCAGTGCGtttggaaaaaattaaataatgactCAGGTGCAGGTGCAAATGCAGCCTCCAGGGTGGACATGACATTTGCTGCGACTGACCCTCTATCTGAAATAGTTTGGTCACCAGATAAAGGTTTGAGCCTTAGATGTGCAGATTCAAGTTTTGCTGATAAAAATACTTCACTTTTTCGGGATGTTGGAACGAGTTGTATGGTTCTTACTCAGCCACAAAATTTTACTGGTGGTAGTTCTACCACTGATAACCCTTTAGATGATGATTTTGTGAAACCTTTAGCAGTTGTATGTGCCAAGGGTGATATTTCTGAAGCAGATGCTCCTACTATGCATGCCACAGGTGATTCAGGTGTCAAGGCCAAGTTTAAAGCCTATGAAGAAGATGATATAG GATCTGTTGGCCATAAAGATATAGTGAACACCGCAGCAACAACACCTAATTTGCCGTGTGATGAAAGTGGGAATCTGGTGAACAATTGTGAAAAGGCTGCTGGTGATCAACCCAACATTGGAACTAATAACATGTCTGGGATAGAGGGAAACAAATTTTCTGCTATGTCAG GCCAGGCTGACAAAGGGCCATTGGACAAATTATTACTTCAATCAGACGAAACCAAACCAAACATGGACCAAAATCCTTCTTCAGGAAGACATTCTGATGGAGGTGTAGATGTTCATCTTGGAAAAAAGGCTGTAGTAACTGGTAATTTACATACTGCAGTTGAGCCAGTTGTGGAATTCAAAGGCTCTGATGCTCCAGGGACTAATTTAGCATCCTCCAGCAGGAGACCTTTAGAAAAAATGGAATTTAGTGCAGAGAATGATTTACAGACTGACAACTTTGAAGCTGCTTGTGCTGGAACAAGTGGAGTTAATGTTCATGAGATTGAAAACAAACTTCAGGACAATGAAATGATGCTACCATGTGATAAGATTCTTCCAGCCATGCATTCTCCGTGTCATAGCAGAATTTATAACGCAATAAACAAAGGCAAGGAGAAATCTTTATCAGACGGGGATGCAAATGTAGTGTTGTCGAGGGAGGACAATGACAGCCATTCAAGTGTTGAGAGCTGCAACAGTGCTGGCTTTTTTCAAACAGGTAAGAAGAGACGAAACTTCCAACAACAGCTGATAATAGGGGGTAAAAGAGTCAAAAGGCAAATGGAAGAAACTTCAGGTTCCAAATCCTATGTTAAACAGGATAGCTCATTCATGAGTTGGATTTCAAACATGGTGAAAGGACTCTCTCAGTCAATTCAAAATGATTCAAACACTTTAGCTCTTTCTCTTGCAAATCCAAAGCATCATAACCTACAGCCTGACGAGAAACTTATGGCATGCAATATGAATCAAGATTCTGAGCAAAAAAATACAGGATTCAAATCCATTTTTCAGTCCATATATTGTCCAAGCTTGAAGAATGTAGAAACAAGAATCCATCATCAAGAAGGAAAGAGTAGTGAGGATTTAGAGCCAGGTAACATGGAACACGGTATAAATGCTACTCCAATAACCTGTTGTGCAGAAAATAATAGCCTTTCCAAACCTTGTTTGCCATCGAATAAGTTTGAAGTATCTACGGGAAGACATGAAGCCGGTCCGTCATCACAACCTCATATTAAACCTCTAAACTTTTTCAACTGTCAGGAAAGCAGCAAAAGTAACCTAGTGGAGACTAAAAATGATTGTATCTTTGGCTTGAGTAGGGACAAAGAAGAAGTGGCACCACATTCATCTTCAACCAAACAGAATACAGATAATAATGACAACATTGATTCCAAATCTGacagaaaggaagaagagaatacTTGTCACAGAAGAGAAAATCTGGGAAGTCTCTGGATAACTCGTTTTTCGCCAAAACTTGCTGCTCCCTTGAGAGAACAACCCACCAATGAGATGGAGGTCTCTACTGATCTTAAGGAAGAGAATGATCTTAAATCAAAGTACAAGTTCAAACCCCTTTCATCTTCTCCACGACCCCGAAATTTAGAGGCAATGTCTTCAATGTTTGCAAGGAGATTTGGTGCCATCAAACAAATCATACCAGCAAACACAGCAGATAAGGCCAAGCAGGTTAATATAATGTGCTTGTTTTGTGGAACAAGGGGCCATCAGCTCTCTGATTGCTCGGAAATTGCAGAGAACAAGCTGGCAGATCTCCAGAAGAATATAGATTCATATGGAGGATTAGAAGAATGTCCTTGTACGTGCATCATTTGTTTTGAGCCCAACCACTGGGCAGTTTCTTGTCCCACTTCAATCTCAGTTGGGAAACATGAACTGAAAGCTAATACCTTGGTTAATGATAGGGGGAAACATTTCATCCCAAGCAATCAAGAGAGTGTCAGGCTTGATGAGGATGACCGAGTTTTATCTGGTGGTTCTGTTAATGGTGAAACTGATCACCCAGCAGGTCAAGATATTTGTTTGAAGCGGAAATCAAATGAAATCACGACCTTTAAGGAAGTGAGCAATGCATCATTCAAGAAATACTGTGGTTCAAGTTCAGAGGAAAACAAATTCAGAGAAAATCCTATGTCAACTCCATCCAAATTCACTGAAAAGCACACTTCACACTTGCCAGAGAAAATATTTGATGCAGTGAAAAAGCTTCGACTGTCTCGCACTGAAATCCTGAA